GAAATAGCTCAGTTGGTAGAGCACTTCACTCGTAATGAAGGGGTCGTCAGTTCGAGTCTGATTTTCGGCTTTATATTTTATCAGTAAACATCCGTGTTTACTGATTTTTTTCAACCCAGATATAATATATCATAGTTGGAATAATTTATCAAATCCAAATCCATTTAATGAAGAAGGGAAAAGAATTATGGCAGAAATTATGATTCCGCAGGGCTATGCATCCGCATTGAATCTGCATGAGACGCAAGTTGCGATAAAAACAGTGAAGGATTTTTTTCAGCAGGAGTTAGTGAAGCGGCTGAATCTTTTGAGGGTTACTGCACCACTATTCGTCCGTCCCGAGACCGGACTGAACGACAACCTGAACGGGGTAGAGCGTCCGGTAGGGTTTGAGATCAAAGATTCGAATCATACATATGCGGAAATTGTCCATTCACTTGCAAAATGGAAGCGCTTTGCACTGAAAAAATATGGATTCAAAGCCGGAGAAGGCTTATATACCGACATGAATGCAATACGGCGGGATGAGGATACGGATAATATTCATTCAATTTACGTGGACCAGTGGGACTGGGAGAGAATTCTGTCTCCCGAAGCGCGTACGGAGGAAACTTTACGGGATACGGTAAGAGCAATCTACAAGGCATTAAAGCATACGGAAAAATATATGTCCATTCAGTATGATTACATCAATGAATTTCTTCCAAAAGACATATTCTTTATCACATCTCAGGAACTGGAGAACCGTTATCCGGAGCTGTCTCCAAAGGAGAGAGAGTATGAGATCGTCAGGGAAAAGGGTGCAGTTTTTCTGATGCAGATTGGGGGCAGGCTGGCTGCCGGGGAACCACATGACGGACGGGCACCGGACTATGATGACTGGAAGCTGAATGGTGACATTATCATATATTATCCTGTTTTGGATATTGCTCTGGAGATTTCTTCCATGGGAATTCGGGTGGATGCGAAAAGCCTTCAGGAGCAGCTGGAAATAAGCGGCTGTCAGGACCGCGCAAAACTGGATTTTCAGAAAGCGGTGCTGGAAGGAACCCTGCCTCTGACAATCGGAGGTGGAATCGGACAGTCCAGAATCTGTATGTTTTTTCTGAGAAAAGCTCATATCGGGGAAGTTCAGTGTTCCATATGGCCGGAGGAAACCCTGGCAGTGACTGAAGCCCACGGTGTTCAGCTGCTGTAGCAATAATTTATTCTACTTTATTGATAAAAGTTTCTCTCTGTGCTATACTTAAAAAGGTACTGGAAGGGGGAATATATTTTGCATCAGGAACTTAAAAGTTATGTCCCGGTGGTGGAATTTCTGGGGAAGGCTTTAGGCAGCCAGTATGAAGTTGTGCTCCATGATTTTACAGACCCGGAGCATGCGATTGTGTCCATTGCCAATGGACATTTAAGCGGAAGGCAGGTAGGCTCTCCGATGACGAACCTTGCCATGAAGATGCTGCAGGATGATGTAGCGCAGCAGGGCAATGGAAAAACTTATATTGTACAGCACGAAGCCAGTGGGAAGGACGGTACACCATTTTCTTCCTCTACGATGCTTCTCCGGGATAATTCCGGAAAGGCGGTAGGTGCGCTGTGCATTAATTTTAATGTTAAAGCGTTTCTGGGCCTGCAGGAGTTTATCGAAAGCGTTGGACTGGGAGAGAATAAGCCGGCCAATCAGCCTGGAGCAAAGCATTATGAGGGCGAAATTCTGTCAGATGCCGGAAGCAGTGCCCTGGAAAGTGTGTATCACACGGTGATGGATAAACGTTTGAATATCGATACTTCTTCTCAGCAGATGAAGCAGGATATTATTAACGAGTTCTATACCGAAGGTGCATTTTTATTAAAGGGCAGTGTATCATATATCGCTGAAAAACTGGCAATGAGTGAGCCGACAGTATACCGATATCTGGCAAAAGCCAAACATGAATTGGGGGACAATCATCATATATCATACTAAGATGTATGGCTAAAAGAAAAGGAGATTATTATGGCTAAAGAAATTATTAACACAACAGAAGCACCAGCAGCAATCGGACCTTATGTACAGGCTGTAAAGAGTAACGGCACACTTTACATCTCGGGTCAGTTGGGATTTGATATGAGCACAGGAGAGATTCCGGCAGATGTGGAAGAGCAGGCTAAAAATTCCTTAAAGAATCTGGATGC
The window above is part of the Novisyntrophococcus fermenticellae genome. Proteins encoded here:
- the asnA gene encoding aspartate--ammonia ligase, translated to MAEIMIPQGYASALNLHETQVAIKTVKDFFQQELVKRLNLLRVTAPLFVRPETGLNDNLNGVERPVGFEIKDSNHTYAEIVHSLAKWKRFALKKYGFKAGEGLYTDMNAIRRDEDTDNIHSIYVDQWDWERILSPEARTEETLRDTVRAIYKALKHTEKYMSIQYDYINEFLPKDIFFITSQELENRYPELSPKEREYEIVREKGAVFLMQIGGRLAAGEPHDGRAPDYDDWKLNGDIIIYYPVLDIALEISSMGIRVDAKSLQEQLEISGCQDRAKLDFQKAVLEGTLPLTIGGGIGQSRICMFFLRKAHIGEVQCSIWPEETLAVTEAHGVQLL
- a CDS encoding helix-turn-helix transcriptional regulator, which produces MHQELKSYVPVVEFLGKALGSQYEVVLHDFTDPEHAIVSIANGHLSGRQVGSPMTNLAMKMLQDDVAQQGNGKTYIVQHEASGKDGTPFSSSTMLLRDNSGKAVGALCINFNVKAFLGLQEFIESVGLGENKPANQPGAKHYEGEILSDAGSSALESVYHTVMDKRLNIDTSSQQMKQDIINEFYTEGAFLLKGSVSYIAEKLAMSEPTVYRYLAKAKHELGDNHHISY